Genomic DNA from Danio rerio strain Tuebingen ecotype United States chromosome 22, GRCz12tu, whole genome shotgun sequence:
AAATGAACTTGAATACCTGCCAGACAATATCAGTCGCATGAAAAGTCTGGACACGCTAGTTTTGAGCAAAAATAAACTACGAGACATTCCTCCGCTTATGGAGGGCATGAGCAACCTCAGGTAAATAAGCCAATGCAAgaatgtgaatttatatatttttaagactgAACCTAACACGATTATTGAGCCTTAAAATTCTCATTCTGCAGGTTTGTGAACTTTCGAGACAACCCTTTGACGTATGACGTGACACTTCCTGATTTAAATGAGGATGTAGAGGAGGAAGAGAACGACAGGGAGATGTTTGGTCGCGAGTTTATGAACTTCTACATCCAAGAGGCCCGGAAAAGAGGTTATGCCATACTCAATATGTACTGTGTGCAAAGCTGCTAACAGAAATGTTATCATTAAAtcattgcataaataaaatgttgctGAAATTAAAGTCTTAAGAGACTTAATGACCATCTCTTGTGTTATATGTCCATTGCAGGATCCCAAAATTTCACTTCAGTGCTAAATGTGATGCTGGAGGGTGTGTCAGAAACGGCATAGTCTTTGTGACTTGCATGTTGGCTTCTGTCCGCTTTCCGGGCTGATCTTCCAGTCCGTCGTGTCAAGTTTCGTCAAGTCCTGTGTTCTTTGTATTGATTGTTTTGTTGAGTCTTTTGTTTGATCTTGCTAGTATAACTGATGTTTGTGGATAtgctaaaaccaaaataaaatcaaatataaaaatccaTAAACattgaacaaataaaaagaagCATATGTGTCCTGCGCTTTTGTGTATTAAGTGGTTTAGATTAATCTTGGTTCTAATAAACTATAGGAATTGCCGCTAGTAACACATTCTCCAATGATACGTCTCTGCTGGTGTAGTACTTCATGCTTGTTTTAAAGCCTTTCTTCTGGAGGTAATGCACTCGTCCATGATCAATCAGACGTTTACAAAGCCGTCCAATCTGTTCCCGATCTTCAACTGACATAAATCTGCAAGAAGGAATGTTTACAAATGAGATCATGATCTTAATAATAGTTCATTGTTTTTAGATATATGTTTTCAAGGATTTCACCTTTAATTTATAGGACAGTAAAAAATAACAGACAAGAAAGTGTGGGGAGCAAAGAGAGAAAaaggattggcataggacctCAAGGGGGGGAATTGGactcgggtcgccgtgaacaCTGGAGTGCCTTATGTTGACACACTAACCCCTACGCCATTGGCAACGATCATACTATTGgttattcagaaaaaaaactcaCCCATTGAGGGTATCCAATACAGCTTCATCGCTCATCTCATGTTCTTTCTCTTCGTCTCTTTTATGTTCACTTGTCGTTTCTGCTGCTTTTCTCATCCCACAAGTGGCCCAGCTCGACATGCGCTGGAAGGCCGCAAACTCTTCAGGTCCAAGTCCTCGTTCCCTAAAGAACTCTTTTCCCACATAATGTCTCCAGTCGCACCGATGGTGGCAGCACAAAGCAATGGCCAGTCCTGACACTACAATCTCTTTACCAGTTTCCCTGCCTTCAGTTGAGGGAACAGGCTTCATATCTTTTCCACCAGCACCCTCTGCCTGATTAAGTTTTACACGCTTAAATGGAGGTTCATCATCCTTGCTGGTGCAGTTGTGCTCAAATAAACACCGCAGAGCCAGATCTGTGGGAATAAGTTGATACTGGATCAGTCGTACAGTACTGATACCATAGTCAAGCTATAAGGTttattgaatttcttttttacCAGTTGCTGCACCGCAGAGGTGCTTCCCAACACCAATCACGGGAAGTCCTTTTTCTCTCAGGAGAGGAACTTTGCCTGAAATGGAAAATAAAGAGGAAATATATTATTCATGAAGATCAAGACAGAATATCATAACATATTAACACCATACTCACGCAGATCTAGGTGCTGAATATCCACTTGAAGCCGGTCAAAAGTGGAGTCTGCATTTTTGTGCTTTCCGTCTACCTTAATAAGGAATGAAACTTCAACTTGGAGCAGGAAGAGCAATATTTTTCTGTATATGACGAAAGGAAAGCTTCATGTGAATGAAACCACACCTTAAAGCGAGTACTGGACCTTTCCACAAGTAAGAAATGGACATTTTCCGCTGATTTAAGAGCGATGTGAATCCAGTGGGACAGTTTTCCTTTCCCAGCTCCAAACTCTATGTAGCATCTGTTTGGGCTGAGCAGTTCCAAAGCCTCCATGTTTCCAAGGATAGAAGCCTGCGAAACCAGGTATTATGAATATTTCTTGAAAATGAGAATAAACCAAACCCGTATATACATGGTAAAAACAATGTGACAGTTATGGGATGTGTTCCAGAAAGTAAGGCTAAtttaccatctgctaaaccctGCTTacctctattcttaaccatgccccTCTTAATGCAAGTCTGCTACAAGATAattgcccctttcacacagtgatactggtaacgactttaccggtatattcaaaaaagcgctgttcacacaggcgaggacggtacggaaattttccggaaaagagctttcacacatccattccaaaataccggtaaattctgacatcattcaccacaaatgagctttaaacggctgcgcttgtatttgtaaacatatgactaaattacaaactctgtggatgatcaatattgtgaacaactttcgcaggatcactttctcatgtcgagatgttcataatatgtgcgtgtgcaggcgctcacaggctgtttcaaaggcacacgcaaagctaaaaggtaaacaaacaacggcttatcataagcatctcatcgatgattatttacacagttggcataaagaagaacatataaacgtgatctgactaacttctagcagctaaatgtgtctggaaaaatattcaaaggtttttattctcacaaaccgcgcggacgtaaatgcgtctgactgttttgattggctaaagcagacgtctcacgtcagcacgttctagacgtgcacacgcttattacggtaatcttccttctgcattcacacagcgcagcattccggcaaattgccggtaatgttacaacttctctttccgtaaAATAGcaagaacgaatttaccggtattttcaaaaaggacctgttcacacatacaacctttccggaaaattgccgtcaattttccggaaaggtctgtatgtgtgaaaggggctaatgatgcGCAAAcagaaagccccacccactactcaatatttaatttatgttggaagcacatcaacatactgaaataaatatttagtcAATTTCAGAACTTGAGGTTCACTTGGACTTTAAAGCTTGGTAATTGTATAGTATTTTATACTCTAAAAGTTACTTCTGTTTGGAACCAGATACTACCCATTTAAATATCCTCAAACTTATCTGAGTACATCTTTCAACCTGCTTTTTGGTATACCCCACTGCAGTGCTTTACCTGTTGTTTGAGGTGTTTAAAGGCAGAGTCTCCATTCTTTGGATCATTTAGAGACTCGTGTAGAGCAGAATGTGAAAGTGTGTTTTCAATGAGCTTAGTATTTAGTCCTGaggaagcaaaacaaaaaaaatgtttatttgaacTGAATTAATAATGCGTGAATTAATATCATGTGACTAAAAACCAAATGACAGCTGCAAACCTTGCAATGCATTTTTGAGCTTCACAATCAAGTCATCCAGTTCCTCTTTGGTTCGATCAGCAATGGATATCTGCATTGAAGAATcatcattaaacacatttattttttttaaacaaggaaAGTTTATTGCATAAGCTTTAAACAAGTCAAATCACCTCTTTAACCGTTTCATCTTCACTTGCACATCCAGCATTAATATCCTTTACGTAATAAATCTagtatgaacaaacaataaaggCCATTAGCACAACAAGCATGGTGTTATACCACATGACTCTTAATATTGCTATAATACTGAAaggaaaacataatttaaaaaaaatcctgccACAACGTGTTACTTATACATACAGGTTTTGGTTTCTCCTTGGAGTTACACTTCTTCAGGTGTTTAGTCAAATTATCTTCAAATACAGTgctgttcaaaacacaaacagtaATTAATccattttttaattgtaaaaaacatAGACCtcctaaaaataaacttttattttgcaatttaGCAGTGATTATCATAAATGTAGTTTCATTTGTCTTTTTTAAAGATAAACTTCAAACAACCTTTgaaactatactatactatactatacaggTCTGAtgatcagtgttgccagattgggcggttttgaatttgatggtGTGGGTAAAATATGGCATAGGCGGGTTAAAACTTGGGCGATTTTGAAACATAAATTTTATATGCAAATTATTTCCAAAACAAAACTGTTGCTCCAACTCCATTCAGTTAGTGGTGACCAGTGCATAGTGCAAACCACGTGGACCACCCACAAGACTAGAAGGAAAGTtatatcaaaatctgactctatGGACAAATCAATCTCCTTTTCACGTGCATGacctgcagttaaactcacagcAGTTTATTATGACACTTGATCATTTTGTCCACAAttaacagcaagaacaaacatagaagtgTTGTCTGATTGCcaagcagcacctaattatgttcaaaagaatttaaaatgctAAATGGGACTAAGTTTTACCCCATTTTGtaagtaaaacatactctaatacaggggtgtccaaacacggtcctggagggccggtgccctgctaTGTGTAGCTGCAACTTGCtacaacacacctgcttggaggTTTCTAGTCTATCAAGTCATGATTTATTAGATGATTCAGGTGTGACTCttcaggaccgagtgtggacaccacTGCTCTAATAGGTGTGTAATCTACACAAAATTGCAGTGCAGTGTGTGGATGAGAGGGGGCAGTGTTTCGATGTGATCTGGTTATGTTAAGGTTCTGTGACTGCTGGGGTTGGTTActgtatggtttaaaaaaaaaaagaaaaaaaatatatatatatattattttttatatttattagggttgggccaatagatgatgccatcgtccgaTCCTCCGCCCGCCTCCGTCACAAACCCGCTCGtgacactcaggccctgtttacactaatacttcttaatgttaaaatggcattttataacGAAAATTACCCACATCCATaccgttttacctagcatttctggaCAGCCCCCcatccactgaaaacgcacatcacgtgaccacacacacacacacacacacagctacacacacacagtgtcatGCACTCcactgagctccagagagcagtgcacgtcagacagtttatcaaggatgtaccgctggctGGATCGCATGTtattatagttgttaaacatgatattcagacatcccaagtctcccggaagttccgggagtctctatgcatttgctggAATCATAATGCCTGCACACGAGTGATAATCTTCCGGAAATCGCATGTCTCCcgcccggtcctcaaataagttgcGCACCTTTCTCAaccggatccctcctcgctcttcagacacgtcgcgcgcacactctttcaatatatatataatttttttgtgcgTTTGGGAAAAAGTCTGCTGTATCTGGCAACATttggtctgataacatttcttatCAAATATTAGAATTTAGAGATTTTTCGATTAAAAATTAAGGTTATTCtacgcgtgcgtgcgtgtgtgtgtgtatatatatatacacacacacacacacacacacacacatgtataaaatatattcacatggaattaatatacatttatttaatattatgtattatattacattattatttaataaagcagtaaatatttacatttattttaatataccaAAGCCGTTAAGACAATAGTTTATTTATGACTTGAAAACGGACAAAGCTGAATATTTTGAAACAATTCGTTAGACAGTTTCCAGATTtggcaaaaaacaaataaaaactttgccatgattttaaataattgataGCTGCTGTAATATTCTTTACGCATACCTTAAATCTAAAGTGCTAAAACATCTTCTTCATTTAGTTTGGACAGCACCACTTCTTCACTTCATACTTCTCTAAACTAAGTTACAAAAACTTTCTCAAAATCGTTAGAAGAATTAATAACTTACTGTTTGTTGTCCAAAGGACAGGGTATCCGTTTTCTCTCACCCTCTTCACCCTACGTGAAGGTAAAATAAAGGTTTGAACAAACAGTTCGGAAATGTACCTAACGTTGGTCAACTCATTGGTCGCATTCATTCAGAGTAGATACACATTGGTATTATGACATATTTTCATTACATACAGCATTTGCATGCTCCCCGCAGAAGGTTTTCCCACTCCCAACTATCATCTTGCAATATCGTTTCTTTTTTACAACATAAAAAGCACATCGTCCAGGTAAAGGTGCCGCGCCGTCAGCTGTGGAGCCCTCCATTCTGATGACGTCACTAACTAACTTCCGCAAAAACATTTCATAATAAGAGTCGTGTTTGCATGACATGCAGGAAAAGTGTCATGTTAACGAATGAACTCAAAATGTACATCTTATTTTCCTATACAGCTATTAATGTTACTTGGAAAATTCCATATACATATCAAGAAATGGGCCAAAGCTAAGTCAAGTTGTGAACATGTTATAAAGGAGATTACACAATATGGTAACAATAGAAAcagaaaagctaaataaaaaaaaaaaaatatgaagcattatgtaaatcttatttgattaaatatatgtatttttattattattattattttattatataaaaatatgtctTACAGAGTTATTGTGCTATCTACAGTATGTTTTACTACTCATTTTCAGTAATTGTATGCATGCTTTactaatactttatttaaatactgcatgtgttttattaaaacattatcaATTAGTTAAACTGCACATTTTTCTAATATGTTACCTCATTTTCTGTAAATCCTATGTACATTTTACTAATACATTACCTCATTTTAGGTAAATCATGGACATATTTCACTTAAGAAAATCATATGTGTTACTAATATGTAACTGCATTTTTGGTAAATTCTATACACATTTCACTAATGCCATATTAGGTAACTCATAAACAGATGTTACCTACTTTTAGGTCAATTTTACATTCgtatatgttaaatttcaggtaCATTGTGCTCACATTTTACTAATTTGTTACAAAGATTTTTGAATAGACTATACCTTTGTAACCTCTTAACAGATTATATCCAATATAGTCCTGTATTGCTTTTTGGTTTAAATGTAAATAGATGTAATTTCATCATATAATTTCATTCATAAATTCATAAacaacagagatgcccaaagtagaaaccgcaggccaaagttgacccgtaacctttgatttggcctacAGACCCATCTGAAAGGAGAATGAGAATGATGAAGAGGGGGGCGAATGCCAGTAACAGAGATCGTCAAttctaatttgacgtaacctttttgtttcttttattgttgagctacaaaaaagcagactgaaattaaatgtttcaataaaatgttataaattaaTCAGACTTTTTTTATCGTGTGCCCACATTCACaaataattaacataaaaatGTAGAAATGCATTACAGAGTGTACAGTCTAAAAATGGAAAATAAcaaagaaattaatataaaaaacacataaaaaatataaagaaagCTTAATCACACCATTTTAGAGCAATCTTTAAGTTTTGAAACACAAGTCTGTGGCATGggcacacattttttttatacgAACTGgtgtaagataaaaaaaaatgtcaaattgagCTCATGGATCCCAAAAGAGGTATATTTCGGGTATATATTATCACAAACAATGTCCCAGTCATTCTCTTCAATAGTTTGGCCAATATCCTTCTCCCAAATATTCTCAAGTCCTAGTCAGGCAGAAGTGCAATTGTTAGACAAAATGTCATAAATGCTTGTTATCAATCCTAATAAACAAGATGGATTCAGTAAAAGGTAGAAtctgattttttaaatgtaaatactgtcactcaaaGGACAGAGGAtgagagcaaatcaaggcaaaaactgtgtaattgtgttataaatgagatgtgttttgtttttactgtaataagttgaTTATAAAATGTGATTTGTTTATATGATGTGTAAATGTGATGTGTTTATATTAATCCTATATTAATGATTAGTATATTATTAAGGTTAGTATATATCATCCTAatcatgtttaaatattattaaataaattaggaaattaattacccatggcaactatatttaccttcggcccactagcgttagcctcaatcaagtttgctttttggccctttataacaaAATGTTTGCGCACTCCTgatacaaacaaacatacagttgttgttgttgttattattattactattaataagccatttattattattattattattattattattattattattattattattattattattattattattattattattattattagaagtagtagtagtagtagtagtaaaagtagtagaagtagtagttgaCTTTTATTGTAGTTGTTTACGGTCTTTATCAAAACCGGAAGTGCACCGTCATCATGTGTTATGTCAGTCAGCTGGTCATTTACATGCTGCCGTATGATAGTTTGTGTGTGCGTTCAGTTCACGAGCAACAAGAAAGTTGCACAACAGACTTAAAAGATGTTTGCTGAAGATGCTTTTAAAGAACTTTGCTCTGTTAGGAAAGCCTCAAATGTGTGAGTTACACAGACGGGAAGAGTTCATCACATGCTTTGTCAAATCTCTGATAAAAGCACAGTTTTATGGAACATTgtgatgtatttattattattatttatttgttccgGAGTGATTCTTGACAAGGGGTGGTAACACATCTTTTGGAGGACCGAGTCATGCTTTAACGTACAAAATCAGGCAAGTGTTGTTAATATTTacgttttaaaaatgtcaaaacatcattatacgtctatttttaaatatatgttttacatgttttttttttttattacaattttaaacttaaatatataattatatttaccGTATACAGTTaagttctttttttaattttattacattagTTGTATTCATTTGACTTCAGCCACTCATGACTCATGAGTCTTTGAGTTATACTCCCATTTTCGTTCATTGtactctccctatattgtttaccagggtaatttgaatattgggtctaaaATCTTTTAGTAATGGTGATCATATGAGTCATGCTTTAACTTCCAAAGTCAGGCAAGTGTTATTCaggtttacatttaaaaaatgtcaaaacatcattatacatgtattatttaatatattttacatgttctattattatttttaactaaaatatataactatatttGCCTGATACAGTTCAAaatgtttcttattttatttttattacattttttttttatcaagttatGTTTAAAATTTCTGAATATTACTTGAAATTTGCTCAGGTTTATATAATCTTGGAACATAATAATTGATctataatatgcatttttatttatttactaaagcTACATTCATGCAGACATATTTGACTGCAGCCGCTCATGAGTCATTGAGTTATATTCCAATATTCGTTCATTTTACAGTCCCTATATtgttaacattacattattatatcgtttacattagcactatttaattgactatgTTGTACTGTAATAGTCACTGGCTGATAATATGAGCCATGCTTTAACTTCCAAAGTCAGGCAAGTgtttttcatatttacatttctaaaatgtcaaaacatcataatatattgtataataaatctTTTACATGttctattaatattttaaactgaaatatataactatatttgccttaaaaagtttaaaattcttcttatttacatttttattaagttatatttgaAACTTCTGAATATTACTTTAAATTTGCTCAGGTTTATATGATTTAAGAACTATATAATTGATCTATAATATACATATtcatagtttttgtattaatttctaataatgctacattcatgcatacatatTTGACTCCAGCCGCTCATAAGTCATTAagttaaagttgttttttttactccCATATTCGTTCATTGtactctccctatattgtttaccagggtaatttgaatattgggtctgaaatcccatctaagtatgacttcaaagcaacattagcactatttaattgactattGTGATAGTCACTGGCTGATCATATGAGTTCCCTATTCAGATATTGGAAAGAATGCttgtctgaaattatattattaaggagaatgtctgaatgtgcgaatataaaaccaactttagctcAGTTCATGACACTAAACTCTGAAGTCATAAGTGATAAACCCACATCCTGGTGACAAGACATTTATGAACTTGAAACCTAAGCCTCCATTTAATGGCTTTTATCTCATTCTACTCAAACGTTAGGTattcaataaaaacattttaattaaattgttcaGGATATTTAGCGATGTTCAGATGTGCTTGAAGGAAGGCTTGAGATGTCTAGAAAGTCACATGACAGTTATGATAATTCAACATATTCCTACATGTAATTAGTTTTGTAATCATTACCAGCTTATTGTCTATTAGTTTCAGCCGTTACAAGCTTGCAAAACTTGTAGTGTAACTTCCTTCAGGAAATAATCGACAGCCATACCTAGTTCAGATGTAGGAATTTGATGTATTTGATTCATATCGGAAACACTGGTGTGCATAAATGAACCGTTTCACACAGTTAAGTTGTGCTTAAGACTCAGTTTGGCATGTAAATAAGTGTTAGCTTTAGGGTGTTGACCTAAATTTAACACAAAGAAAGCTTTATGTGTTAATAAACTGGTATTGCGTTAAAAGTGACGTGGTTAATCTGCATATCCAGCCTTTTTTTCCCTGCTTGGTTGAGCAAGCTGGCTTCTTGAGCTCTTAGGATTAGCTAAAATGTCATAGAGGTTTTCTCTGGTGGTTTATATATTACAAGGGGGTTCCTGATGCTAGCACAGAGCATTTTCTACAGAACATTCCTGCATAGCAAGGCTGTGTCATGTGCTGCTCTCTTTTTCCCTCCCATTTAAACAAGGAAATCACATGGCAGCTGCTTCAAAGAATTTGAATTTGTCTTcgtgttttagttttaattccTCCTGTTAAAAAGTGAAAGGCAAATAAATTGGAGTATTAATGACATTCAGATGCagattatgttttgaaatgttttagctTTTTGCgatatggttgctagggtgctgtacATGTATTTTTCCTTATTACAGGGGAGTTACTAAGGTGTTCTGGAGGATTTTTAGTGtcgttgctatgcagttgttaaaaaaactaattctcAGCATGTTGTTATTCTTTTGGGGTGCTATGGAGTTGCTATGTTATTCTCAGTGGTTATTGGGGTGTTCTTACAGTAAGGAGGTGTgtgtttaatattgatttgatcagttgtagtttgaaattacgctggttttctcttagggcttattatgcagtttgTCGctatcttgtggatgaacatcaACAACCGTTTTTTCTCAAAGACAGGCAATGTGCTCTCtctcaaaatatataaatattttaaaataggcactatccttatgaataaactgcaaagcgtcaatctaaacaactaaattcttaactaaaaaaagcctcaaatgtACATTGTGTTGTCCaaaagctgcaatatttgtcaaaactgtagagtgtcctctgcttgttgctgtatgtgggcggagtattaCACAAGGGTAAAAGTTGAAGAGGCTTGTCGAGTGCTGTTACTGggagaatattgcacggctatcagccaattcaaga
This window encodes:
- the lrrc39 gene encoding leucine-rich repeat-containing protein 39 isoform X1; the protein is MNRDLDELPTQLSNLKKLSHLDLSMNQFTTIPDCVVNLPSLEWLDMGSNILETLPDNIHRMEKLHTLWLPRNELEYLPDNISRMKSLDTLVLSKNKLRDIPPLMEGMSNLRFVNFRDNPLTYDVTLPDLNEDVEEEENDREMFGREFMNFYIQEARKRGSQNFTSVLNVMLEGVSETA
- the trmt13 gene encoding tRNA:m(4)X modification enzyme TRM13 homolog yields the protein MEGSTADGAAPLPGRCAFYVVKKKRYCKMIVGSGKTFCGEHANAGEEGERKRIPCPLDNKHTVFEDNLTKHLKKCNSKEKPKPIYYVKDINAGCASEDETVKEISIADRTKEELDDLIVKLKNALQGLNTKLIENTLSHSALHESLNDPKNGDSAFKHLKQQASILGNMEALELLSPNRCYIEFGAGKGKLSHWIHIALKSAENVHFLLVERSSTRFKVDGKHKNADSTFDRLQVDIQHLDLRKVPLLREKGLPVIGVGKHLCGAATDLALRCLFEHNCTSKDDEPPFKRVKLNQAEGAGGKDMKPVPSTEGRETGKEIVVSGLAIALCCHHRCDWRHYVGKEFFRERGLGPEEFAAFQRMSSWATCGMRKAAETTSEHKRDEEKEHEMSDEAVLDTLNGFMSVEDREQIGRLCKRLIDHGRVHYLQKKGFKTSMKYYTSRDVSLENVLLAAIPIVY